One part of the Microtus ochrogaster isolate Prairie Vole_2 chromosome 16, MicOch1.0, whole genome shotgun sequence genome encodes these proteins:
- the LOC101988542 gene encoding prolactin-4A1-like has protein sequence MHLSLTQQCCFWTLLLLLVSMVQGENKTSSVNVKVWNISYHSPTGHMLNWAIKSSQDMNHLISELSTYVNKFYAQGRGFNKRIIRCHTSSLSRPKNEEQAQNIESEVLLTLAHTLLQAWVDALHHLWAEMADKLGCTPPILTKALEIKTINRNLLESMKKIACKAKFALGGNVNAPLWSELERLQSPYRDTRYFAFYNLFRCLESDSNDVEMYLKLLKCRMLKSRC, from the exons ATGCATCTGTCTTTGACTCAGCAATGTTGCTTCT GGACACTGCTCTTGCTGCTGGTGTCCATGGTCCAGGGGGAGAACAAGACCTCTTCTGTGAATGTTAAAGTGTGGAATATCTCCTACCACTCACCCACGGGGCACATGTTGAATTGGGCAATCAAGTCAAGCCAGGATATGAATCACCTAATTTCAGAACTGTCCACTTACGTT AATAAATTTTATGCCCAAGGCCGGGGATTTAACAAGAGGATCATCAGATGCCACACTTCTTCCCTCTCTAGACCAAAAAACGAGGAGCAAGCACAAAATATTGAA TCTGAAGTCCTACTGACGCTGGCGCACACTCTATTGCAAGCCTGGGTGGATGCGCTGCACCACCTGTGGGCGGAAATGGCTGACAAACTGGGCTGCACTCCTCCCATCCTCACGAAAGCCTTGGAGATAAAGACTATAAACAGAAATCTGCTCGAGTCCATGAAAAAGATCGCCTGCAAG gCTAAATTTGCTCTTGGAGGAAACGTGAATGCTCCACTCTGGTCTGAATTGGAACGTTTGCAGTCGCCCTATAGAGACACTAGATATTTTGCCTTTTATAACTTGTTTCGCTGCTTGGAAAGTGACTCCAATGACGTGGAAATGTATCTGAAGCTCTTGAAGTGCCGAATGCTCAAAAGCCGCTGCTGA